A window of Narcine bancroftii isolate sNarBan1 chromosome 6, sNarBan1.hap1, whole genome shotgun sequence genomic DNA:
CAACAGTCAGCAGGAGATTGAGGAAAAGATGTGCTCACAAACAGTAATAAAaataatcctgaaaattctattcctgtagttttatctttattagcccaatttagtaatttttcgagatataaactgaatttaaataaaagtgaattattcccttttaatggatgggtccctatttatgatagtttaccttttaaaatagctagagaccattttatatatttagggattaagattactaaaaaacataaagatttgtttaggactaattttttccctctattggacctgatcggcagtttacttaccaattggtcaccgttatccctatccatgataggccgaattaatgctattaagatgatgatcttacctaaatttttatatatattccaagctatacctatttttgttcctaaatctttttttgataaggtcgattctaaattgtcctcgtatatctggcaaaacaagaatcctagattggggaaaaaatatttacagaaatctaaactagagggagggttggcattacccaactttagaatttattactgggcaattaatattagttacttaaggtattggttgaattattcagaattatctctaaatccccattgggtaaatttagaaattaaaccgatacaaaatttttcaattagctctattttgggagctgctctcccttttactcttactaaattatataaacaaattgataatccaatggctaaacatacactacgtatatggtttcaattccagagattttttggcctaagtaattttatcttggaaactcctattgtactaaatttcctttttcatccctctctaattgatcaagcttatttactctggaaagttaaaggtataacatgcttttcggatttattcttggataactctttcatgtcatttgaacatttatccatgaaatatgatttacctcgatctcatttctttcgatatttgcagattaggagtttcttagtttcgactttaccctcttttcccattcgggagactacgactgttttagaggatatactatattcaaaattccctccaaaaggtgtgatatctaaattatataatataattacaaaaataaattctgggacttttgaaaagtttaaaaatgattgggaaagagaactcaaccttcatatttctaatgaaaattggaataaaattctgcgactggtaaactcttcttctctatgtgcaaaacattcactaatacagtttaaagttgttcatagagctcatatgtctaaagataagctccatcgcttttattctcatatcgatcctatatgtgataaatgtcaattggaaatagcttcccttacacatatgttttggtcctgtccctctttacagaattattggaaggaaattttttccattatatctactgttttgaatattgatttacaaccacatcccattactgcaatttttggattacctatgatagatttgacttatttatctcttcctgcggatcgtatgattgcttttcttacacttatggctagaagatctatactattaaattggaaagaggtaaatcctcccactgttttccaatggtttacccaaactatactatgtttaaatttagagaaaattagaaactctgtctatgaatccccttctaagtttgagttaacctggcgaccatttattcaatattttcatttgtggtgagttgatctggctctgttttctttctatgattatgtatgataattgggctgtaagatgagatcggagtgatcggcgtggtttagctataactgtaggttttttttaaggttttttttaaagttttttttttaattcagatttgttttttcttcttttttggggttttttttctcttttttcatatattattattaattatatcttttttttttagagatagttcacaccctaaactgatcaaaaaaaattttttatgatatatttttattctgtaatattattgtttaatatctctgtattaattcattacttactatgtattttttttatatctctttgaactgtatgtgtttataaattataataataataaaaagattgaaaaagaaagaacaaataGTAATAAAAATAGAGATATGGTAATAGGGGcatttcaattttacaaatttTAACTGAGATTTCCTGATAAAAGGCACATATTATGCAGAATTTTTGAGGAGAGTCTAAGAGAGCTTTTTGACATGAAAACAACAAAGGAGTGTTACTGGACTTTATCTTGACTCTTACACTTGCAAAGATAGACCAGGAGCATCCAAGCTTATTTATACAGTGGAGAAATAGCAAGAGTTCAGGACAAACAAGTTGCTGTAAGTGTGAAAGCCAAGTGTAAACAGTACAAGGGACCCTGGATGTTCATGGATATTAACAGCCAGGGAAAGCATTGGCTGGAAGAGAGATGCAGAGATGGGTGAATCCTATCAAAAGTATAAGGAGGGGACTTGAAAGGAAATTATAAAGGCACAGAAGGTCAAAAATATCACTGGCAATCAGAACTGATGCAAACATTAAAACATATTATTAATATATTAATGCTAAAAGAATAACCAAGGAAGGAGTAGGCTACATTAGAGACAACAGGGACAATTGGTGCAGAGAGCTGGAAAATACAGTTGATGTCCTAAATACAGTTGATGTCCTCTGTTGTCTCTGGAGTGGAAGAAGTTAAAACATTATGATTTTTTTGCTCCCTGAAGAGCATTTGAAACCAGATGTTGGGCaactccttttaaaaaaaagatgtgtgACAGATCCCACAACTCTTTGAAAGCAAAGACTGATCTAAAAAGCAATAAATTTTAAGTGCTATAACTACTCTGCAGGGCACTGTTCAGTGGGAATATTAACTCCTCCTATTTGTGCTGGATGAAAAATCTCTGGTCTGAAGGATCATCTCCATTTCCCTCTCCATCGTCATTGCTTACTGCTGAAAATTTCTGAGTTTTCAGAGTCCGCAGTTTTTAGTTTTTGTTTTACCAACTAAAATTATTCAGTATCTGCTGCTCTCTAGCATATTAATTTAATAATTTCTACTATTGCTCGAGCTTCACCAAATTTATTTATGTCAGCAGAGAAAATTATACAGTTTCAGAATTCTGAAAATTCGACAATTCTAAGTCTTCTGCCAGATACCGACCTGCTCCCGTATATTATGGTCCATGACAACAAAATTGGAGATATTGATGATAGTGGTTACATTCTGAGGTTATAATAGGAACTAGATCAAATGAGAAAGTTGGCAGATAGAattaaagtgatgcattttgaggAGTTAAATCAAGGCAGGACCAACATATTCAATGTTTGGACCAGAGTGAACAATGTAGAGATAAGGAAACACAGTTCCAAGAAAGTGGCAACAAGGGTTAGACAAGGAGATGAAGGtgtatggcatgcttgcctttattGCTTGGAGCTTTGAGTTGGGACATCATGATGCAGTTGCACAATGCATTGGTGATACTGCAAATGGAATGGTATGTGAAGTTTTGGTTGTCAAActaaaggaaggatgtgattaagctagagagggtgcagaaaagtttCACAACATTGCTAGATTGGAGGGTTCgagatacaaggagagattggacagctATGACTGATTTcatggagcaaaggaggctgagggctGACCTTGTGGAATTAAGGGCAGAGATAAGGTAGATGGACGCAGTCTTTATTCCAGAGTAgcagagtctaaaactagaaagCATGTTTACAATgaagggaaaaagatttaaagggaaacTGAGGGGCAGATTTTTCCACACAAAGTATTGAGGGTACATGAAACAAGCTGGCAGAGGGAATTGAAGCAGATGCAATTACTAGTTTTAAAAGATATTTCAACAGGTTCATCTTTGGTAAAGGTTTGGATCCAATGCAGTACATGTAAATggaaattgaattgtttatcatCATGTGCATCAAAATACAGTTAATAAACTTTGCTTTGTGTGCGATCCAGGAAATTCAATCTATCCTTGAGTACAAAAGCtaatataaaataaaacacaGCATTACAGGAACAAAAATGCAGTGAAAAGTCAGCATTGTTTGACAAAAGAGAGGTCCATTCAATAGTCTGTTAAcagtagggaagaaactgtccttgaatttggtggtGCACATTTCAAACATACATATTTGCCCAATTTGAGGGGGAAAGTGTGACTGTAttggtatggttttttttttaattgttgactGCTTTCTTGAAGTGTAGATGGAATCAATGGAGGGCAACATTGATGTGCAAGATGGCCCAAAACTCTCCAAAATATCTTGCAGTTGTTGGCAGAGCCGTTTCCATCAGTTTAGGGTGGAAGGagtaaaatacgaaagtctgcagactctgtgattgaagtaaaagcagaatgctggagaaactcagcaggtcaaacagtgcactttatgtagcaaagataaagatgcataaccaacgttttaggTTTGAGCCGTTCATCAATGTATGACAAAAATGTAGGCATGCAcccatacaatataattggtggggtgtgtgtgtgtgtgtgtgtgagtgtgtgtgtgtggggggggggggggtggaggggtaagagagaggcacagtcccacaggcaggaagtaataggtggataagggagggagggaacacacCAGCAAACGGGGGAGGAAAAGCTCTTCCAATTTGACAGGTGGCCTTGCCTAAACCGAAGTCATGAAGGATAAGTAGTGATTTGCTATGAACTCCTGAAAGATTTGTGGATTCTAAATGAGCTTCCAAAAGGAGATACAGTGAATTGCTGATGAAACACAAAGTAGGAGCAAGAGAGCAAACATATCGAATACAATGATCAGGTCATTCAGCAATCATACTTTCACTTCCGTCTACTAAACGATATAATTTGACTTAAATGTTGCACCTTACAAACAAGCACAAATGCAACTTTGAAAACCATAATGATTTTTCCAAAATAtgcaaggatttttttaaaaaaagggacttACTCTTTCATGGAAATACGCCAGGAAAATGTTTGTGGATGAACCAGTAAAACTTGCACCGCCTCCCTCTTCTCAACTCACCTGGGCACCTGTCCATTTCCCAATGAGCAGGCGGCGGGCCTCGCCGGAGCTATCCGTGATGCTGCCACGAGGGTCAGACTTCCAAAGACCCACGTCGCTCATTTTAGCATGTTTGGAAGGAGAGGGTAAAATACGACAATTTACAGCCAGTAAGTATTTACTCGGCGACAGGGAAGGAGGTGAATTGATCAGGCATAGTGGAAGGCACCTCGGACTTGGAAAGACCCCAGAGAAGATGGCCGCAAAGCAGCGTTCGGTTCTTTTCGTGTGTTTGGGTAAATAGACGCTTCTCTTTTGTGTGCCCCGCCAAATCTGGAGAGTAATAATTCCGGTACCCAGTGGCCGGGCACCAGTTGAAGCCCGGGGAGGGCGGCTGCTGGGAGTCGGCGTGAGGTTGAGATAACCTTCCGACGAGGCCCTTCCTGCTCACTCAAAGACTCCAAAACGTGCAGGGAGCAGCCTGGTCTGTCCCTGAAACCGGTCTGAAGTGAAGTGAAGTGGGATCTCGTCAGGAGAACTTCCAAGGATCTAGAAGTGGCTGCACTAAATACAGTGCCagatagtaaaaacacagcgAAATGCTGCAGGAATTCGGCCGGTCTTTTAGCCTccattaaaaaaagcaaaaatatattgccgaggtttcgggcctgagcccttcttcgcaGAATGAGTCCATATCAGGAAATCTCAGcgttcagacaatgctggctggctgggggaggaatccagaccaacagagggtgttcattggatatgataaggaaaGTGAGAATTTTTCACGTCTGTGTGAAATgaggcagggaagggagaggtcgaGCTGGGCGAAGGAgacggggaaggagggagggatttttaataaaagccagagaagtcgatgttaatgccttccagttggagggtgaagtgttgttcctccattttccgTGGAGTCTCGGTCTGGCAGTGtttgagaccatgaacagacatatcATGGCACTCGGCTGGTCACaccgaaatactggaggaactcagaacaTTCATGAAACTCAGCAGAGTAGATGACACCTGTGGACAGAGGTGCCGTCGGCGTTTTGATTGATAACAGTTTATCAACTCGAAATGCTAACTCTATTTCTTCAGAGATGGTTCTTGAGAAATTTCAGCATTTTATATATTAATTTGGGTGTCCAGTATTTAGAAGTCAAATATAAGGGGAAAGTATAACTAATGACAGCGTTGatctgcagagggatctgggggtcgagttccatggaaatggccatgcaAGTTGATTGTGTAGTAATGAAGCTGAATGCTATATTTGGCTTAATTTGGTGAGACACTGAATATAAAAATAAGGTTATTTTGTGACTGGCATGGTGTAACGACATCAAGCTTTGGTTGCACTGGATTGGATCTGGAATACTGTGCAATCTGGTCGCCCATTGTAGGAAGGATTTGAGGgctttggaaagagtgcagaagggaTTTATCAGGATCAGAAAGTCTAGCTCTACTGCAAAGTaagcaaccaaaaaaaaactaaaaagaaacaaacagaaggattttttttcaaaaaagactAAATACACAATTTACACAACCACTGAAACGATGATAATCTTTAATAAAATCAGTGGTAGCCTTAGGAGAAAGAAACCACTTATTGCTACTGTCTGATATAATTCTCAGTCAAACAGCGACGTTGTTTTATAagacttgtattttttttttaaattttctttggtAAATGTCTTTTTGTATAAAGCACAATTGTTCTGTTAAGTTTATctactttttaaacttttgttaCTTGTTATAAAGAGAGGCTTTTTCACATGGTAAATAATGTTTTTGGTTAATAATAATTGCTGAAAATGGCAGTAGGTGGAATGTTTAAAAGAGATttggataggtggatggataggataggttaAGAGGAATACGGCATGACAAGTTGGTCAGAAGCCCTTATTTCCATGTTCTAAAACTCTATAATTCAATAGTTAATGTTTTAGCCATCTTAACCAGGCTGATTGGTTTAATCCCTGCCAAAGATTTAGTTTCAATGCCTTTGTGGTCCATGCTACATCTCCTCTCTCCCTACTGGattcttcccctttcctctttcccccaccccttcccccaacacTCTTTAACACtatttgttattttcttttcCACGATTCTCACCTTCTCTAGTACTGGCATCCTTTATCTTCTAATCACCCACCACCAGATATGCCTTGTCTTCCTCCGCCTGACCTGTTTTTCTTACCCCTCCTTCTCTCCATgtgttcaaagtttagatttattttaaatttaaattctgacatacagcacagtaacaggcccttttggtgccCATGCTAccgattaacctgcaacccctgtacattttgaatggtcagaggaagcccacgcggatacagggagaacatacaaacccaagtcactggcactgtaatagcgttgcctTCTTATTAATAGTGCTATTAATGACagatttattgatagctttctttTGCTGTTAACAAATAACATGAAACCAGCACAACTCAAAATTCCTTAGATCTAAGAAAGACACATTggaatatttcctaataaaaagtCTTTTGAGTTTAGATATTGtagtaaaaattataaataagctTGTGAGACTCAAGATGAATATGGTGGAGGAGGTGTGGTTTAGTCAATGTGCGAGTTTAAGGAGTTGGTAGCACATGTCAGTGGatggtttgtctcctgagatggagacagaaaggtCCACAAAGGGAGGAGAAGAGCTGGAAATAGTTGAAGTGATTTTGAAGGCATGGAAAAAGTCAGTCATTAAGTTGATGAAATTGTGGTTACTTAATCAACTAAAATGCTTTTGTGAGATTGATAAATGCAGCAAAAGTGAGCAAATTGATTGAAATGCCTAAGATTTGATTTGCTAGGAATAATTAATTTGAGGGCTAAAtagatttataatttttttacttgAAGGTGTACATGATGaagtataaatatatatttaaaaggtCCTAATATTGATGCTAATACTATGTATTCATATTCAAACTGCTCATGTAATTGAGACTACTTGGCTTAAGATGTCTATAAAGTAAATAACGATGTGAAAAACTAATGTTTTATTAAGTTACTTTTAAGGTATTTTTCTGTGTATTTGCAATAGCTGGTGgtaggtgttagaaaagtttaattttaataCTGATTATTTCCTATTTTGGTGATGCAGGGCGAGGAATTTTATGTGCTcaaatacaattaaaatagttGCTAACAAAATAAAATTAGCAAAAactgttgatttaaataaaatgatcttttcatttttttaaggTAATATTTGCCGATCTCCAATTGCTGAAGCTGTCTTCAGGAAGCTGGCAACAGACAAAGGAGTTGTAAACAATGTAAGATCTGGGTTTTTTTCCCCACCTCAAATGTATTCACCCATTTAATATCTaaccaaaagtaagaaaagaaactGAGTTGATGTCACCTCTGCCActaacttttaaaataatttctttatTGTTGCTATTTGTTTGAATCAAAAACAAATGGGTTTATTGGCATGGAAAGATAATCTGTAATGTTTCTAAATTTGTTTTCTCTGATGTAATAAACATTAAGCAAACATTCAACCTATGTTCTAATTGATCCAAGTCATAATCCCGGTAATGTGATAAAATTGCTGAGATGTAGAATAATTCTTCATACAGTTACTTATTGTAATTTTATTCTTGCACAGAATCTCTAGCACTGATATTCAGCTCAAGGGACAGCAAATCTCctcactgttaggtctgctttgttcatgaatgagtgagtcagacaccagactgagtcgaaatcaaggttctttgttctttattaccggattgtaacacttgcaactaacagtgttagttggagaaggcgcattctgccgttatcagcaagtggtgttttttatacctcaggatacgcacttagtaaattatcataccatgacattgtccaatgaataaactgttgctatcttctctgttagtctgctacacatcattcttgttagtgcaaagcttatcttgagtgtacaaggtcacatctgcattctgttactccttagtactgggtgactccttctccggtcccatctcatgatgtttttaccttacatcaCCCACTCTCACTACTTTCTAATGTGTCCCACTATCCAGTTATTATGCTTTGAAATCTGCTTTAAACATCCATGGCTGGACATTGAGTTCCACTTGCTTATCATTCTTTCTGTAAAAATCCACTGAATTACTCCTCTGATCTGGCAGCAGCCTTCAACATACTTGGTCTGGATTTGCCCAAGTGGAAACAGTTTCTCAACATTCATTTTAATCTGGATGCATTAGTTTGTCATTAGAGAAACGTCTGTTCATTTCTTCATCACAGTTGCATCTCAATCCAAttaactttcttgcattcaatctTTTGCACTTTCCCTGGTGCTTTAATTTTGTTTTCGAGGTGAAACACTTGTCTAATCAATGGTCTACATAAATTTACATTATCTCCTCTAGAAATaaacataaatatttaattacTAGGTTTCTTTATGGCCATGTCAAACTTTTTTGTTGCTGTGTTAGCGATTTATAGACAATGTCTCTGTAATCCACAAAATTGTTTGCTCCTTACTATTAAAGGAATTAATGTCAAAGTGCATGGTATTACATACaactctgtgatttttttttttctcctgtgggccaggcaaaatgtctacttatcggtagtgtaaactgtactcaataatACCATAcctatataaaagagagaaatgtaaacaaagaaagtgcaaacaaactgtgcaatatagaaaataaatattcaataataaataatgtgcaaggtaagagtccttgaatgaatctgattgagtttgttgtttaggagtttgatggtggaaggatagcaactattcctaaacctggtggaacaaatcttgtgacacctatatcaCTTTTCTGATTGCAACAATGAGAACAGGGCATGTCCTGAGTGgtgtggcagcattccatgtagattttatctagggtggggagaattttgcctgtgatgtattggtgtccctataccaggctGTCATGCAATGGATAACTTTGCATGTCAccaaaggaaattgaattttttatttgttgACTTGCTCTGGAAAGTTGATAACTTTCAACAATTTATTGCACACTTTCACTGTGTTCTACACGAAGGCACAGGCTTTTAGTTCCTCAGACTAGATTGTCTTCATACAGGTCCTCCCTGGGATAAGAATGCTGAGTATTGACAGGCAGGATGGAGATGGATCTACTGGCTCTTCTGGAGCTACAGGTATATTTTTCAGATGGGAATGGAGTAAATCTGCATCTGTTTCATTCCACTGTACCCTTCAAGCTGTGCTCGGGGGCTGGATGTGCAGAGCTGGGAGAGCTGAGACAGTAAGGCTGATGGCTGTTCTTCTGTCACAGTTGTTTCTGGGATCCTCTCCAATACTTATGTGGACAGTTCTGGTTACAAACAATTCTTAGGAATGGAAGCCACTCATAAGCTGGGGACTTCTTGTACGTTGCACATAGTTGTCAAAGAATTGATCTGGGGCGGGGTCTTATCAGCTCCTGAGTCTACATATCTGTGGATGCTTACATTAATACCTTCTGACAGCCATCATGTAATTCATTTATTATTTGTCCCTTGCATGGCATCTTCAAActccttttaaaataaatattatttattaatacTACTAAAGAAAAGATtctatagaaaagaaagaaaaaaagagaaatactCCGACTAATA
This region includes:
- the acp1 gene encoding low molecular weight phosphotyrosine protein phosphatase isoform X1, whose amino-acid sequence is MFVDEPVKLAPPPSSQLTWAPVHFPMSRRRASPELSVMLPRGSDFQRPTSLILACLEGEGKIRQFTASNICRSPIAEAVFRKLATDKGVVNNWKIDSAATSTYEIGNPADQRGKRCLMKHGLTTNHIARQITKDDFKTYDFILCMDENNLSLLTSEIISNNTV